The proteins below come from a single Orcinus orca chromosome 6, mOrcOrc1.1, whole genome shotgun sequence genomic window:
- the TRMT10B gene encoding tRNA methyltransferase 10 homolog B codes for MDWKLEGSSQKTESHVLQEQEVTLEDTGEDGISESFQLLQIDVECEHREEMTLPTSNAVWRSKNVQRKQRHWEKIVAAKKSKRRQEKERRKANRVENSGIYPQHSKRFLRSLTKERLLEAKHSGPRLCIDLSMTHHMSKKELSRLAGQIRRLYGSNKKADRPFWICLTGFTTDSPLYEECLRMNDGFSSYLLDITEEDCFSLFPLETLVYLTPDSEHALEDVDLNKVYILGGLVDESIQKKVTFQKAQEHSVKTARLPIQEYMIRRQNGKNYHSEILAINQVFDILSTYFETQNWPEALKKGVSSRKGYTLQNSVE; via the exons ATGGACTGGAAGTTAGAAGGGAGCTCTCAGAAAACAGAGTCACACGTGCTGCAGGAGCAAGAAGTCACCCTAGAGGACACAGGTGAAGATGGCATCTCTGAAAGCTTCCAGCTTCTACAGATTGACGTGGAATGTGAGCATCGAGAGGAGATGACCCTGCCTACAAGCAATGCAGTGTGGCGCTCG AAAAATGtccaaagaaaacagagacacTGGGAAAAGATAGTTGCAgcaaagaagagtaaaagaagacaagagaaagaaagaagaaaagccaatCGTGTAGAAAATTCAG GCATCTACCCCCAGCACAGCAAACGTTTTCTGAGATCCTTAACCAAGGAAAGACTTTTGGAAGCCAAACACTCAGGACCAAGACTCTGTATCGATTTGAGTATGACCCACCACATGTCTAAGAAG GAATTAAGTAGACTGGCTGGACAGATCCGAAGGTTGTATGGCTCAAATAAAAAAGCTGACAGGCCATTTTGGATCTGCCTCACTGGATTCACCACAGACAGTCCCCTGTATGAAGAGTGTTTGAGGATGAATGATGGATTTTCTAGTTATCTG CTAGACATAACAGAAGAAGACTGCTTTAGTTTATTTCCTCTGGAAACCCTTGTGTACCTGACTCCTGACTCAGAACATG CTCTTGAAGATGTTGATCTAAACAAAGTTTACATCCTTGGTGGACTTGTGGACGAAAGCATTCAGAAG AAGGTGACATTTCAAAAGGCCCAAGAACACTCTGTCAAGACTGCTCGCTTACCAATCCAGGAATACATGATCAGACGCCAGAATGGGAAGAACTATCATTCAGAGATACTGGCCATCAATCAAG TGTTTGATATCCTGTCCACTTACTTTGAGACTCAAAACTGGCCTGAAGCATTGAAGAAAGGAGTTTCTTCCAGAAAAGGCTATACTCTTCAGAACTCAGTGGAATGA
- the EXOSC3 gene encoding exosome complex component RRP40 isoform X1, whose protein sequence is MAEAAAVVAESLAGYRARAARAVLEQVVLPGEELLLPGQEDGEGPGSAGERPLRLNAGARSRGRVVCGPGLRRCGDRLLVTKCGRLRHKEPGSGNGGGVYWVDSQQKRYVPVKGDHVIGIVTAKSGDIFKVDVGGSEPASLSYLSFEGATKRNRPNVQVGDLIYGQFVVANKDMEPEMVCIDSCGRANGMGVIGQDGLLFKVTLGLIRRLLAPDCEILQEVGKLYPLEIVFGMNGRIWVKAKTIQQTLILANILEACEHMTADQRKQIFSRLAES, encoded by the exons ATGGCCGAGGCGGCGGCTGTTGTTGCGGAATCCCTGGCGGGCTACAGGGCTCGGGCGGCACGTGCGGTGCTAGAGCAGGTGGTGCTCCCGGGTGAGGAGCTGCTGCTCCCTGGACAGGAGGACGGAGAAGGCCCAGGAAGTGCAGGGGAGCGACCGCTGCGCCTGAACGCCGGGGCGCGCTCCCGGGGGCGCGTGGTGTGCGGCCCGGGCTTGCGGCGCTGCGGCGACCGGCTGCTGGTCACTAAGTGCGGCCGCCTCCGTCACAAGGAGCCCGGCAGTGGCAACGGCGGTGGCGTTTACTGGGTGGACTCGCAGCAGAAGCGG tatgtCCCAGTGAAAGGAGACCATGTGATTGGCATAGTGACAGCTAAGTCTGGAGATATATTCAAAGTGGATGTTGGAGGGAGTGAGCCAGCTTCTTTGTCTTACTTGTCATTTGAAGGTGCAACTAAAAGAAACAGACCAAATGTGCAG GTTGGAGATCTCATCTATGGCCAGTTTGTGGTTGCTAATAAAGATATGGAACCAGAGATGGTCTGTATTGACAGCTGTGGACGAGCCAATGGAATGGGTGTGATTGGACAGGATGGTCTGCTTTTTAAAGTGACTTTGGGCTTAATTAGAAG GCTGCTAGCTCCAGACTGTGAAATCCTACAAGAAGTGGGAAAACTCTACCCACTGGAGATAGTATTTGGAATGAATGGAAGAATATGGGTTAAGGCAAAAACCATTCAGCAGACTTTGATTTTGGCAAACATTTTAGAAGCCTGTGAACACATGACAGCagatcaaagaaaacaaatcttcTCCAGATTGGCAGAAAGTTGA
- the EXOSC3 gene encoding exosome complex component RRP40 isoform X2, whose amino-acid sequence MAEAAAVVAESLAGYRARAARAVLEQVVLPGEELLLPGQEDGEGPGSAGERPLRLNAGARSRGRVVCGPGLRRCGDRLLVTKCGRLRHKEPGSGNGGGVYWVDSQQKRVGDLIYGQFVVANKDMEPEMVCIDSCGRANGMGVIGQDGLLFKVTLGLIRRLLAPDCEILQEVGKLYPLEIVFGMNGRIWVKAKTIQQTLILANILEACEHMTADQRKQIFSRLAES is encoded by the exons ATGGCCGAGGCGGCGGCTGTTGTTGCGGAATCCCTGGCGGGCTACAGGGCTCGGGCGGCACGTGCGGTGCTAGAGCAGGTGGTGCTCCCGGGTGAGGAGCTGCTGCTCCCTGGACAGGAGGACGGAGAAGGCCCAGGAAGTGCAGGGGAGCGACCGCTGCGCCTGAACGCCGGGGCGCGCTCCCGGGGGCGCGTGGTGTGCGGCCCGGGCTTGCGGCGCTGCGGCGACCGGCTGCTGGTCACTAAGTGCGGCCGCCTCCGTCACAAGGAGCCCGGCAGTGGCAACGGCGGTGGCGTTTACTGGGTGGACTCGCAGCAGAAGCGG GTTGGAGATCTCATCTATGGCCAGTTTGTGGTTGCTAATAAAGATATGGAACCAGAGATGGTCTGTATTGACAGCTGTGGACGAGCCAATGGAATGGGTGTGATTGGACAGGATGGTCTGCTTTTTAAAGTGACTTTGGGCTTAATTAGAAG GCTGCTAGCTCCAGACTGTGAAATCCTACAAGAAGTGGGAAAACTCTACCCACTGGAGATAGTATTTGGAATGAATGGAAGAATATGGGTTAAGGCAAAAACCATTCAGCAGACTTTGATTTTGGCAAACATTTTAGAAGCCTGTGAACACATGACAGCagatcaaagaaaacaaatcttcTCCAGATTGGCAGAAAGTTGA